Proteins co-encoded in one Flavivirga eckloniae genomic window:
- a CDS encoding CPBP family intramembrane glutamic endopeptidase, translating into MKSIDYKKGMTTKTTNQKGFLFDLIIYISVMFLIREIYFPKVGFIVNGLFWSFSTLMIASWRMKVRNVSWTDLGLQKSKSIKKTLLVTIGILIAIPLSIMLFELTKDYLPISLEPKNYSENSASKFGNLKGNWLLFFTIMPAVLLESMLEELLDRGFLINWFEKLFSKTTVATILAVILQALIFGFRHAYNLSERSIRVGLIGLIMGIAYVKFGRNLWPLIIAHCVLNTMSMIDRV; encoded by the coding sequence ATGAAATCAATAGATTACAAAAAAGGTATGACTACAAAAACAACGAATCAAAAAGGGTTTTTATTTGACCTAATTATTTACATATCAGTAATGTTTCTAATTAGAGAAATATACTTTCCAAAAGTTGGATTTATAGTTAATGGTCTATTTTGGTCATTCTCAACATTAATGATTGCAAGTTGGAGAATGAAAGTACGCAATGTTTCGTGGACAGATTTAGGACTTCAAAAATCTAAAAGCATTAAAAAAACTTTATTAGTCACTATCGGAATTTTAATAGCAATACCTCTATCAATTATGCTATTTGAACTGACTAAAGACTACTTGCCTATTTCTTTAGAACCAAAGAACTACTCTGAAAATTCTGCATCTAAATTTGGAAATCTGAAAGGAAATTGGTTGTTATTTTTTACTATTATGCCAGCGGTTCTACTTGAATCAATGTTAGAAGAATTATTAGATAGAGGCTTCTTGATTAATTGGTTTGAAAAATTATTTTCTAAAACTACAGTAGCCACCATTCTTGCAGTAATTTTACAAGCATTAATTTTTGGATTTAGACACGCTTACAATTTATCTGAAAGATCAATTAGGGTTGGACTTATTGGATTAATAATGGGAATAGCTTATGTGAAATTTGGAAGAAATTTGTGGCCGTTAATTATTGCTCATTGTGTATTGAATACAATGTCTATGATAGATAGAGTATAA
- a CDS encoding NAD(P)-dependent oxidoreductase yields the protein MKFAIIKERKNPPDRRVVFSPLKLAEAQNEFSEATFKVESSDIRVFPDEQYKTEGFEVVTNVEDCDVMIGVKEVPIENLIPNKKYFFFSHTIKKQPYNRKLLKAVLEKNIELYDHETIIGSNEYRLIGFGYYAGLVGAYNGFRALGLRDGLFNLPKVESLADLNEVKAELDKIQLPDNIKILLSGTGKVARGAKEILDHLKVKQVSDALYLTSKFTEPVYCLVDVMEYTKRKDGKVGSTLEFYKDATGYESNFMPYAKETDFFIAGHFYGTGAPYLFTRNDAKSSDFNINLVADISCDVDGPVASTLRASTIADPFYGYDPQSESEVDFNAKDAIAVMAVDNLPCELPKDASEGFGEQFLQHVIPAFFNNDADGVLERARITENGKLTERFSYLQDYVDGKE from the coding sequence ATGAAGTTTGCTATTATAAAAGAACGTAAAAACCCACCAGATAGACGTGTGGTATTTTCTCCATTAAAACTAGCAGAAGCTCAAAATGAATTTTCAGAAGCAACTTTTAAAGTAGAATCCAGCGATATTCGCGTGTTTCCTGATGAACAATATAAAACGGAAGGGTTTGAAGTTGTAACCAATGTTGAAGACTGTGATGTTATGATTGGTGTAAAGGAAGTGCCGATTGAAAACTTAATACCAAATAAAAAATACTTTTTCTTTTCGCATACTATAAAAAAACAACCTTATAACAGGAAACTTTTAAAAGCGGTGTTAGAAAAGAATATAGAGCTATACGACCATGAAACCATAATAGGTAGTAACGAATATCGTTTAATAGGCTTTGGTTATTATGCCGGTTTGGTAGGTGCTTATAACGGTTTTAGGGCTCTAGGACTAAGAGACGGATTGTTTAATTTGCCAAAAGTGGAAAGTTTGGCAGATTTAAATGAGGTTAAAGCCGAGTTGGATAAAATACAATTACCAGATAATATTAAAATATTACTTTCCGGTACTGGGAAGGTAGCGCGTGGTGCTAAGGAAATCCTTGATCATTTAAAAGTAAAACAAGTTAGTGATGCCCTGTATTTAACATCTAAGTTTACAGAGCCTGTTTATTGTTTGGTTGATGTTATGGAATATACCAAACGTAAAGATGGTAAGGTAGGTAGCACATTGGAGTTTTATAAAGATGCAACAGGTTACGAAAGTAACTTTATGCCATATGCTAAAGAAACCGATTTTTTTATTGCTGGCCATTTTTATGGTACTGGAGCACCTTATTTGTTTACGAGGAATGATGCTAAATCATCAGATTTTAATATAAATTTGGTTGCAGATATTAGCTGTGATGTCGATGGCCCAGTAGCTTCAACGTTAAGAGCATCAACTATTGCAGATCCGTTTTACGGTTATGATCCACAATCTGAAAGCGAAGTCGATTTTAATGCTAAAGATGCGATTGCGGTTATGGCAGTCGATAATTTACCATGTGAACTTCCTAAGGATGCGAGCGAAGGTTTTGGAGAACAATTTCTCCAACATGTTATTCCTGCTTTTTTTAATAATGATGCTGATGGTGTTTTAGAACGTGCCAGAATAACAGAAAACGGAAAGTTAACAGAAAGATTCTCTTATCTACAGGATTATGTGGATGGTAAAGAATGA
- a CDS encoding helix-turn-helix domain-containing protein, with protein MLRIDEILKEKRISNSEFASMIGVSETSASAFKSGKTKPKFDTLVKIAEVLDVDIRQLFKPTKGGELLNGFVEYEDEIYRIYSKEDLQNLLNTIK; from the coding sequence ATGCTGCGAATTGATGAGATATTAAAAGAAAAACGTATTAGTAATAGTGAATTTGCTTCAATGATTGGAGTTTCAGAAACTTCCGCAAGTGCGTTCAAATCTGGTAAAACAAAACCAAAGTTTGATACCTTAGTCAAAATTGCTGAAGTTTTAGACGTTGACATTAGACAGCTATTTAAGCCCACAAAAGGAGGAGAGTTACTTAATGGGTTCGTAGAATATGAAGACGAGATTTATCGTATCTATTCTAAAGAAGATTTGCAAAATTTATTAAATACTATTAAATAA
- a CDS encoding Crp/Fnr family transcriptional regulator → MEQLRKCISNQINIDKESLESIVSAFEIQTVKKGEFFLKSGRICRKMAFIESGYLRMYDIVDGKEITFWVGSDGKFITSLSSFVFESENFWNIQAVTDCTVFVISRQKHFELCKQHSKWLEFDNLLLAHSFSLLEKSMFSQLHTTAQQRFESLLKEEPALFKYVPLQHIASMLGITPESLSRLRKNLTRPTS, encoded by the coding sequence ATGGAACAATTAAGAAAGTGCATATCAAACCAAATCAATATAGACAAAGAGTCTCTGGAATCGATTGTCTCTGCTTTTGAAATTCAAACAGTCAAAAAAGGGGAATTTTTTCTAAAATCTGGCAGAATTTGTCGAAAAATGGCTTTTATCGAATCCGGATATTTAAGAATGTACGACATTGTGGACGGAAAAGAAATTACTTTTTGGGTTGGAAGCGACGGAAAATTCATTACCTCCCTTTCGAGCTTCGTTTTTGAATCCGAAAATTTCTGGAATATACAAGCAGTTACCGATTGTACCGTTTTTGTAATTAGCAGACAAAAACATTTTGAACTTTGTAAACAACACTCAAAATGGCTAGAATTTGACAATTTATTATTAGCTCATTCATTCTCATTATTGGAAAAGAGTATGTTTTCTCAACTTCACACTACGGCACAACAACGATTTGAAAGTTTACTCAAAGAAGAACCTGCACTTTTTAAGTACGTACCTTTACAACATATTGCCTCTATGCTAGGTATCACGCCCGAATCTTTAAGCAGGTTAAGAAAA
- a CDS encoding JAB domain-containing protein, with protein MKIYKTTIPEIKLKKLKTNFNKAKVSSSISASKYARQFYHDDLTIYESFFMILLNNANNTIGYVKISQGGITGTLVDTRIIAKYVIDSLATAVILVHNHPSGTLKPSRADKGITDKIKRTLNIFDCKVLDHIILTETGYYSFADNLII; from the coding sequence ATGAAAATTTATAAAACTACAATACCCGAAATTAAACTGAAAAAGCTGAAAACAAATTTCAACAAGGCAAAAGTATCTTCAAGTATTTCGGCATCAAAATATGCAAGACAATTTTACCATGATGATTTAACTATTTATGAATCGTTTTTTATGATATTATTGAATAATGCAAATAATACTATTGGTTATGTTAAAATAAGTCAAGGAGGCATTACAGGAACACTGGTAGACACCAGGATAATAGCCAAGTATGTTATAGATTCGCTTGCTACAGCAGTTATATTAGTACATAACCATCCTTCGGGTACACTTAAGCCAAGTCGGGCTGATAAAGGTATTACCGACAAAATAAAAAGAACCTTGAATATTTTTGACTGTAAAGTGTTAGATCACATAATCCTAACTGAAACAGGTTATTATTCTTTTGCCGATAACCTTATTATTTAA
- a CDS encoding DUF1361 domain-containing protein, whose amino-acid sequence MNTIKSLVFHRFKIFSLLSISMALTIVLLMIRIKLTHSFFYLFLVWNLFLAVIPFAITTYLANTPKINKIGLALWFGVWLLFLPNAPYIITDLLHLKISSNHFLWLDVLVVCSFALNGLLMFFLSLLDMETILNKHIKSKKTNLIVLCILFLSGFGVYLGRFLRYNSWEILQSPTSLFNDIFSIILYPNQHAEAWLFTLLFGVFLSIGYWMFKVLHKP is encoded by the coding sequence ATGAACACTATAAAATCTCTTGTATTCCATCGGTTTAAGATCTTTTCGCTATTAAGCATTTCAATGGCTTTAACCATTGTTTTACTTATGATTAGAATCAAACTAACACATTCCTTTTTCTACTTATTTTTAGTTTGGAATTTGTTTTTAGCAGTCATCCCTTTTGCCATAACAACCTATTTAGCAAACACCCCAAAGATCAATAAAATAGGGCTCGCTCTATGGTTTGGCGTATGGCTGCTTTTTTTACCAAATGCGCCTTATATTATTACAGACTTATTGCATTTAAAAATAAGTTCCAATCATTTTTTATGGTTAGATGTGCTTGTAGTTTGCTCTTTTGCTCTAAACGGATTATTAATGTTCTTCTTGTCTTTATTAGATATGGAAACAATACTAAACAAACATATAAAAAGTAAAAAGACAAACCTCATCGTACTATGCATCCTATTTCTTAGTGGATTCGGTGTTTACTTAGGTCGATTTTTACGTTATAACTCCTGGGAAATTCTTCAAAGCCCTACTAGTCTATTTAACGATATTTTTAGTATTATCTTATACCCAAATCAACATGCAGAAGCTTGGTTATTCACCCTCCTATTCGGCGTTTTTTTAAGTATAGGATATTGGATGTTTAAAGTACTACACAAACCATAA
- a CDS encoding YkgJ family cysteine cluster protein, producing the protein MSIERKVYLVENLFSKLEQETAQFEQSSGISCVSGCGKCCTYPNVEASPIEFLPWAFQLFLNGEAEKTIIQLNKTQSSTCLIYKPLSIINQGRCSNYKYRGLICRLFGFTANTDKYGNLRLVTCKIIKEGQAKGYSSTAEAITKGLYVPVFTEYYMQLNQIDFNLGNIILPINKALKMALEEVLQYYAYRSFLHLGKNCG; encoded by the coding sequence ATGTCGATAGAGCGAAAAGTTTATTTAGTAGAAAATCTTTTTTCTAAATTAGAACAAGAAACCGCTCAGTTTGAGCAATCATCAGGAATTAGTTGTGTTTCTGGCTGTGGAAAATGCTGTACTTATCCAAATGTAGAAGCTTCTCCAATAGAATTTTTACCATGGGCATTTCAATTGTTTTTAAATGGAGAGGCAGAAAAGACAATCATTCAGCTTAACAAAACCCAAAGTTCAACTTGTTTAATCTACAAACCCTTATCTATTATTAATCAAGGTCGTTGTAGCAATTACAAATACCGAGGTTTAATTTGTAGGCTGTTTGGATTTACAGCCAATACAGATAAATACGGGAACTTAAGATTGGTTACATGTAAAATTATCAAAGAAGGTCAAGCCAAAGGTTATAGTTCAACTGCCGAAGCAATAACTAAAGGGCTTTATGTACCTGTATTTACAGAATACTATATGCAATTAAATCAGATAGATTTTAACTTAGGAAATATCATTTTGCCTATAAACAAAGCTCTTAAAATGGCTTTAGAAGAAGTTTTACAATATTATGCATATAGATCCTTTCTTCATTTAGGGAAAAATTGCGGTTAA
- a CDS encoding SDR family NAD(P)-dependent oxidoreductase: MIAKTALVTGAASGLGYELALLLIKDNYNLVLVDKDAPKLEEVKTLFNKDFKNDIHLLVKDLSQPNIAQEIYDEVAHLSIDVLVNNAGFGLFGTFAKTDWKRESDMLHLHILTTTHLTKLVLPSMIAKKSGKILNISSLAAFQPGPLMSMYYASKSYILSFSEAIANELKGTGVTVTALCPGPTKTLFQETVSSDCSENKISFNMACPVQVAAYGYNAMKKGKTVAIPGAFNKFLSTIPRFVPRNMATRIVRNIQEKNREV; encoded by the coding sequence ATGATAGCTAAAACAGCGTTAGTGACAGGTGCTGCTTCAGGACTTGGATACGAATTAGCATTATTACTAATAAAAGACAATTATAACCTTGTTTTAGTTGATAAAGACGCACCTAAACTTGAAGAAGTTAAAACCCTTTTCAATAAAGATTTTAAAAATGATATCCATTTATTGGTTAAAGATTTAAGCCAACCCAATATTGCCCAAGAGATTTATGATGAGGTAGCCCATTTATCCATTGATGTACTAGTAAATAATGCTGGGTTTGGGTTATTTGGCACATTTGCAAAAACAGATTGGAAGCGAGAATCTGATATGCTCCATCTTCATATTTTAACAACAACTCATTTAACAAAATTGGTTTTACCATCAATGATTGCTAAAAAGTCTGGTAAGATTTTAAATATTTCGTCTTTGGCAGCGTTTCAGCCAGGTCCATTAATGTCGATGTATTATGCATCAAAATCTTATATTTTGTCTTTTTCTGAAGCCATAGCGAACGAGTTAAAAGGTACAGGTGTTACAGTCACAGCACTGTGTCCGGGACCTACCAAAACGTTATTTCAAGAAACTGTTTCTAGCGATTGTTCGGAAAATAAAATTAGCTTTAACATGGCCTGTCCTGTTCAGGTGGCTGCGTATGGTTACAATGCGATGAAAAAAGGGAAGACCGTAGCCATTCCTGGTGCATTTAATAAATTTTTATCAACCATACCTCGTTTTGTTCCAAGAAATATGGCAACAAGAATTGTTAGGAATATTCAAGAAAAAAATAGAGAGGTGTAA
- a CDS encoding FMN-binding negative transcriptional regulator codes for MYDLPYHKEQNEQVIREFVLQYPFAFLTGCDSENKPIATQLPVFIEDKGGKKVLRGHIMKNTDHHKAFLHNENVLAVFTGKHTYVSGTWYSNPNTASTWNYMSVHAKGTIKFLDDKALEDVLRMTTLHFEDQNQNSATVFDNLPMEFKRRAMGAIVAFEIEIKEMDTIFKLSQDRDAESYQNIINKLREQDEDGRVIAAEMEKRTKELFPE; via the coding sequence ATGTATGACTTACCATATCATAAAGAACAAAATGAGCAAGTCATTAGGGAGTTTGTTCTTCAATATCCGTTTGCTTTTTTAACAGGATGTGATTCGGAAAACAAACCCATTGCCACCCAATTACCCGTTTTTATTGAAGATAAAGGTGGCAAAAAAGTATTACGAGGGCATATAATGAAGAACACTGATCATCACAAGGCTTTTTTACACAATGAAAATGTACTCGCGGTTTTTACAGGTAAGCACACTTACGTAAGTGGTACTTGGTATAGCAATCCGAATACGGCATCTACTTGGAACTACATGAGTGTACATGCGAAAGGAACCATTAAGTTTTTAGATGATAAGGCTCTTGAAGATGTGCTTAGAATGACCACACTGCACTTCGAAGATCAGAACCAGAATTCTGCTACTGTTTTCGATAATTTACCTATGGAGTTTAAACGAAGAGCAATGGGAGCCATCGTAGCTTTTGAAATTGAGATAAAGGAAATGGATACTATCTTTAAATTAAGCCAAGACAGAGATGCTGAAAGCTATCAAAACATTATCAATAAGCTTAGAGAACAAGATGAAGATGGTCGTGTGATTGCTGCAGAGATGGAAAAAAGAACGAAGGAATTATTTCCTGAATAG
- a CDS encoding Fic family protein produces MEFKLPLLPPNTELETPKILKQLAKAHRYLAELKGTAKTIPNESILIDTLTLQEAKDSSEIENIVTTHDDLYKENIFIESKSTAAKEVYNYARGLKLGFEIVRKERLLLNKHILTIQKELLESNAGFRTQAGTKLVNSQGKVVYTPPQHPDEILDLMSNFEKFINNNDFSDLDSLIKMTVIHYQFESIHPFYDGNGRTGRIINILYLVQQGLLDIPVLYLSRFITQNKSDYYKVLQEVRTNNDWESLVLYLLKGVEVTAKQTITLITEIKVLMQKHKVTIRTELPKIYSQDLINNLFKNPYTKIEYLENDLKVTRQTASNYLNKISSLGLLEKVKVGKVNYYINSELINVLVNV; encoded by the coding sequence ATGGAATTTAAACTACCTTTACTCCCTCCCAATACAGAATTAGAAACACCAAAAATTTTAAAGCAATTAGCAAAGGCGCATCGTTACCTTGCCGAGTTAAAAGGAACCGCAAAAACAATTCCCAATGAGAGTATTTTAATTGATACACTTACACTACAGGAAGCGAAAGACAGTAGCGAAATTGAAAATATAGTTACTACTCACGATGATTTGTATAAGGAAAACATCTTTATTGAAAGTAAAAGTACTGCTGCTAAAGAGGTTTATAATTATGCTCGTGGTTTAAAGTTAGGGTTTGAAATAGTGCGTAAAGAAAGGCTGCTTTTGAATAAACACATCCTAACTATTCAAAAAGAATTATTAGAAAGTAATGCTGGTTTTAGAACTCAAGCAGGAACTAAATTAGTTAACTCTCAAGGTAAAGTAGTTTATACCCCACCTCAACACCCAGACGAAATACTTGATTTAATGTCTAACTTTGAAAAGTTTATTAATAATAATGATTTTTCCGATTTAGATAGCTTAATTAAAATGACTGTAATTCATTACCAATTTGAAAGCATTCACCCTTTTTATGATGGTAATGGCAGAACTGGCAGAATAATTAACATCCTTTATTTAGTGCAACAAGGTTTGTTAGATATTCCTGTTCTTTATTTAAGTAGGTTCATTACTCAAAACAAATCGGATTATTATAAAGTATTACAAGAAGTAAGAACAAATAATGATTGGGAAAGTTTGGTATTATATTTATTAAAAGGTGTTGAGGTTACTGCAAAACAAACCATTACTTTAATCACCGAAATTAAAGTCTTAATGCAAAAGCATAAGGTTACCATCCGTACAGAATTACCTAAAATTTACAGTCAAGATTTGATCAATAATTTATTCAAAAATCCCTATACTAAAATTGAGTATTTAGAAAATGATTTAAAGGTTACAAGGCAAACAGCTTCAAATTATTTAAACAAAATATCAAGTTTAGGTTTGTTAGAAAAAGTCAAAGTTGGTAAGGTAAACTACTATATCAATTCTGAATTGATTAATGTATTGGTAAATGTATAA